One part of the Lycium ferocissimum isolate CSIRO_LF1 chromosome 8, AGI_CSIRO_Lferr_CH_V1, whole genome shotgun sequence genome encodes these proteins:
- the LOC132067649 gene encoding rust resistance kinase Lr10-like isoform X1, whose translation MFWESKAEDHRNIEAFLKNYEPYAPKRYNYTDIKRITSRFKNKLGQGGFGNVYRGSLHNGSQVAVKVLNELKGRGEDFINEVASISRTSHVNIVSLVGFCFEGHKRALVYEFMPNGSLEKFIYEERSDTVRQLGWPILYKIALGIARGLEYLHRGCTTRILHFDIKPHNILLDDNFCPKISDFGLAKLCMKQESIVSMLGARGTIGYIAPEIVCRNLGGVSHKSDVYSYGMMVLEMAGGRKNVDVGVDRTSEIYFPHWLYQRIELDEELQLIGIMNEEEKECARKMVMVSLWCVQTDPKNRPSMSKVVEMLEGNLGSLQIPPRPYLYSPARSEVDSSAVELAYLYLLICQLLFV comes from the exons ATGTTTTGGGAATCTAAAGCTGAGGATCACCGGAATATTGAAGCATTTCTGAAGAACTATGAGCCATATGCTCCAAAAAGATACAACTATACAGATATCAAGCGAATCACCAGTCGCTTCAAAAACAAACTAGGCCAAGGAGGATTTGGTAATGTTTACAGAGGAAGTTTGCATAACGGGAGTCAAGTGGCAGTGAAGGTCCTGAATGAACTAAAAGGCAGAGGTGAAGATTTCATTAACGAGGTTGCAAGTATTAGCAGGACATCGCATGTTAACATAGTGAGCCTTGTGGGATTTTGTTTTGAGGGACACAAAAGAGCTCTAGTATATGAATTCATGCCAAATGGATCTCTTGAAAAGTTTATCTATGAGGAAAGATCTGACACTGTTCGCCAATTGGGGTGGCCAATACTGTACAAAATTGCACTAGGCATTGCTCGAGGATTGGAGTACTTGCATCGTGGTTGCACCACTCGAATTTTGCATTTtgatataaagcctcataataTCCTACTCGATGACaatttttgtcctaaaatctcTGATTTTGGTCTTGCCAAACTGTGCATGAAACAGGAGAGTATCGTGTCAATGCTAGGTGCACGAGGGACTATCGGTTATATTGCTCCAGAAATTGTTTGCAGAAATTTGGGAGGTGTCTCTCACAAGTCTGACGTCTATAGCTATGGAATGATGGTCCTAGAAATGGCTGGAGGAAGAAAAAATGTTGATGTGGGAGTTGATCGCACGAGTGAAATCTACTTTCCTCATTGGCTCTATCAGAGAATTGAACTAGATGAAGAGCTTCAACTAATTGGGATAATGAATGAAGAGGAGAAAGAATGTGCAAGAAAGATGGTGATGGTGAGTTTATGGTGCGTACAGACTGATCCGAAAAATCGACCATCCATGAGCAAGGTTGTGGAAATGTTAGAAGGGAACCTAGGCTCTTTGCAAATTCCTCCAAGGCCTTACTTATATTCTCCCGCAAGATCAGAGGTTGATTCATCAGCAGTAGAACTGGCCTA TCTTTATTTGTTGATCTGTCAGTTGTTATTTGTGTAG
- the LOC132067649 gene encoding rust resistance kinase Lr10-like isoform X2 translates to MFWESKAEDHRNIEAFLKNYEPYAPKRYNYTDIKRITSRFKNKLGQGGFGNVYRGSLHNGSQVAVKVLNELKGRGEDFINEVASISRTSHVNIVSLVGFCFEGHKRALVYEFMPNGSLEKFIYEERSDTVRQLGWPILYKIALGIARGLEYLHRGCTTRILHFDIKPHNILLDDNFCPKISDFGLAKLCMKQESIVSMLGARGTIGYIAPEIVCRNLGGVSHKSDVYSYGMMVLEMAGGRKNVDVGVDRTSEIYFPHWLYQRIELDEELQLIGIMNEEEKECARKMVMVSLWCVQTDPKNRPSMSKVVEMLEGNLGSLQIPPRPYLYSPARSEVDSSAVELA, encoded by the coding sequence ATGTTTTGGGAATCTAAAGCTGAGGATCACCGGAATATTGAAGCATTTCTGAAGAACTATGAGCCATATGCTCCAAAAAGATACAACTATACAGATATCAAGCGAATCACCAGTCGCTTCAAAAACAAACTAGGCCAAGGAGGATTTGGTAATGTTTACAGAGGAAGTTTGCATAACGGGAGTCAAGTGGCAGTGAAGGTCCTGAATGAACTAAAAGGCAGAGGTGAAGATTTCATTAACGAGGTTGCAAGTATTAGCAGGACATCGCATGTTAACATAGTGAGCCTTGTGGGATTTTGTTTTGAGGGACACAAAAGAGCTCTAGTATATGAATTCATGCCAAATGGATCTCTTGAAAAGTTTATCTATGAGGAAAGATCTGACACTGTTCGCCAATTGGGGTGGCCAATACTGTACAAAATTGCACTAGGCATTGCTCGAGGATTGGAGTACTTGCATCGTGGTTGCACCACTCGAATTTTGCATTTtgatataaagcctcataataTCCTACTCGATGACaatttttgtcctaaaatctcTGATTTTGGTCTTGCCAAACTGTGCATGAAACAGGAGAGTATCGTGTCAATGCTAGGTGCACGAGGGACTATCGGTTATATTGCTCCAGAAATTGTTTGCAGAAATTTGGGAGGTGTCTCTCACAAGTCTGACGTCTATAGCTATGGAATGATGGTCCTAGAAATGGCTGGAGGAAGAAAAAATGTTGATGTGGGAGTTGATCGCACGAGTGAAATCTACTTTCCTCATTGGCTCTATCAGAGAATTGAACTAGATGAAGAGCTTCAACTAATTGGGATAATGAATGAAGAGGAGAAAGAATGTGCAAGAAAGATGGTGATGGTGAGTTTATGGTGCGTACAGACTGATCCGAAAAATCGACCATCCATGAGCAAGGTTGTGGAAATGTTAGAAGGGAACCTAGGCTCTTTGCAAATTCCTCCAAGGCCTTACTTATATTCTCCCGCAAGATCAGAGGTTGATTCATCAGCAGTAGAACTGGCCTAG
- the LOC132066154 gene encoding uncharacterized protein LOC132066154 produces MDLNKHPNNDMRNLIKQMLANGFKINECDKCVYIKNTPNHEVVVCLYVDDMLIISRDIADVNATKRMLASKFDMKNLGVADLILGIRIHKTPQGLALSQSHYIERVLDKFKYLNFNVAKTPIDVSFALQKNEGESDSQLDYARVLGSLMYIMSCTQPDIACAISKLSRFTSNPNQTHWMAMKQVLGYLKHTRNYALHYNKYPAVIEGYSDANWITGSSKVKSTSGYVFTSQRSHTPFGQSSIRLSIFKVLLPHVRVNLACPKDNNINAILWPSKAKQTIKRNSAKFTQGQNTSYSSCTKEFQCGNLGNLSFPFYKSTEIDGCGLCKVDCEGIPNATIELEGVKYQALEKNDVFITLKDPILGELLKKNNCQTFDRNLSIPVSPSITYRFDRLLTLYKCNNSQKSTHEKIFSFPSYQNYSGCHSFILYYSNTSVNYYPAINPLPSGCSFIHLPVPRSSEAKSNDSGLFDQLTDDVTLGWTVSDTCNQCYYTEGRCQTDNSTNNILCSNTNKGGGKLLRATWLVVATGNYIFFLLL; encoded by the exons ATGGACTTAAACAAGCACCCAAACAATGACATGCgaaatttgatcaaacaaatgTTGGCAAATGGATTTAAGATTAATGAGTGTGACAAATGTGTTTACATTAAAAATACTCCAAACCATGAAGTCGTTGTttgtttatatgttgatgacatgttgaTAATAAGCAGAGATATTGCCGATGTAAATGCTACGAAGCGTATGCTTGCTAGCAAATTTGACATGAAAAACTTAGGAGTTGCTGATTTGATCTTAGGAATTAGGATCCATAAAACTCCACAAGGTCTAGCATTATCACAGTCACATTATATTGAGAGGGTACTTgacaagttcaagtatttaaaTTTCAATGTTGCAAAGACTCCAATTGATGTAAGTTTTGCACTTCAAAAGAATGAAGGTGAAAGTGACTCACAATTGGACTATGCACGAGTTttgggaagtttgatgtatattATGAGTTGTACACAACCAGATATAGCATGTGCTATTAGCAAGCTGAGTCGATTCACGAGTAATCCCAATCAAACTCATTGGATGGCAATGAAACAAGTCTTGGGTTATTTGAAACACACCCGAAACTATGCTttgcattataataaatatcccGCAGTAATTgaaggatatagtgatgcaAACTGGATCACCGGATCATCTAAAGTTAAATCCACGAGTGGATATGTTTTCACC TCACAAAGGTCCCACACCCCATTTGGCCAATCTTCCATCAGACTGTCTATCTTCAAAGTCTTGCTTCCACATGTTCGAGTCAACTTAGCTTGTCCAAAAGATAACAACATTAATGCAATTCTATGGCCAAGCAAAGCCAAACAAACAATAAAAAGAAACTCTGCTAagttta CTCAAGGACAGAACACATCCTACTCAAGCTGCACTAAGGAATTTCAGTGTGGAAACTTAGGAAATTTGAGCTTTCCTTTCTACAAATCCACTGAAATTGATGGTTGTGGATTGTGCAAAGTGGATTGTGAAGGTATTCCAAATGCCACAATTGAACTAGAAGGGGTGAAGTATCAAGCTCTTGAAAAAAATGATGTTTTTATCACACTTAAGGACCCTATTCTTGGAGAGCTTTTGAAGAAGAACAATTGCCAGACTTTTGATAGAAATCTCTCCATCCCTGTGTCTCCTTCAATCACATATAGATTTGACCGCCTCCTCACTTTGTACAAATGCAACAATAGCCAGAAGAGTACACATGAAAAAATATTCTCTTTCCCAAGTTATCAAAACTACAGTGGCTGCCATAGTTTCATATTATACTATAGTAATACCTCAGTCAACTATTATCCAGCAATTAATCCTCTTCCTAGTGGCTGTTCATTTATTCATTTACCAGTGCCACGGAGTTCAGAAGCAAAATCAAATGATAGTGGCTTATTTGATCAGTTAACTGATGATGTTACACTAGGATGGACTGTGTCTGACACATGTAATCAGTGTTATTATACAGAAGGCAGGTGTCAAACTGATAATAGTACTAACAACATTCTTTGTTCTAATACCAACAAAG GTGGTGGAAAGCTTCTTCGGGCAACCTGGTTGGTCGTAGCCACAGGCAACtacatcttctttcttcttctctga